One Danio rerio strain Tuebingen ecotype United States chromosome 13, GRCz12tu, whole genome shotgun sequence DNA window includes the following coding sequences:
- the selenou1a gene encoding selenoprotein U 1a (UGA stop codon recoded as selenocysteine; The RefSeq protein has 1 substitution compared to this genomic sequence), with protein MGMWSLGLGAVGAAIAGLILANTDFLLTKSAPATVDYLANADLKTIDGDERSLKAKALWEKSGAVIMAVRRPGUFLCREEASELSSLKPQLDELGVPLYAVVKENVGTEIQDFRPHFAGEIFLDEKQAFYGPQQRKMGGLGFIRLGVWQNFVRAWRAGYQGNMNGEGFILGGVFVMGSGGQGVLLEHREKEFGDKVSLESVLEAAKKVVVEK; from the exons ATGGGCATGTGGTCACTTGGCCTTGGGGCAGTAGGTGCCGCTATTGCTGGCTTAATACTTGCAAACACTGACTTCCTGCTGACTAAATCTGCACCTGCTACTGTAGACTATCTTGCGAACGCTGACCTCAAAACCATTGACGGTG ATGAGAGGTCTTTAAAAGCAAAAGCTCTTTGGGAGAAATCAGGTGCAGTGATTATGGCTGTCCGGCGACCTGGATGATTTTTGTGCAGAGAG GAGGCCTCTGAGCTGTCCTCTCTGAAGCCCCAGCTGGATGAGCTCGGTGTCCCTCTGTATGCTGTTGTGAAGGAGAATGTGGGTACAGAGATTCAGGACTTCAGGCCTCACTTCGCTGGGGAGATCTTCTTGGATGAAAAG CAAGCATTTTATGGACCACAGCAGAGGAAGATGGGGGGGCTTGGCTTCATTCGTTTGGGAGTTTGGCAAAACTTTGTAAGGGCCTGGAGAGCGGGTTACCAGGGCAACATGAACGGAGAAGGCTTCATTCTGGGAGGAGTTTTTGTCATGGGATCTGGCGGACAG GGGGTTCTTCTAGAGCACAGAGAGAAGGAGTTTGGAGATAAAGTCAGCTTGGAGTCTGTTTTGGAAGCTGCAAAGAAAGTTGTGGTAGAAAAGTAA
- the sfxn3 gene encoding sideroflexin-3: protein MSGDLPLNINIKEPRWDQGTFMGRAQHFFMVTDPRNVLLSSEVLEDARVTVENYRLGVVKPGLTEDALWRAKYIYDSAFHPDTGEKMLLVGRMSAQVPMNMTITGCMLTFYRTTPAVVFWQWVNQSFNAVVNYTNRSGDAPITVNQLGAAYVSATTGAVVTALSLKALTKHLPAIISRFVPFAAVAAANCINIPFMRQRELKCGIPVTDAEGKRLGESTNAAQQAIVQVVVSRIGMAVPAMAIPPVIMNALEKKAFLKRFPVLNAPLQVGLVGFCLVFATPLCCALFPQKSSMKVSSLEPELQESIRQSNPHISTVYFNKGL from the exons ATGTCTGGAGATTTGCCCTTGAATATCAACATTAAGGAACCACGATGGGACCAGGGCACATTTATGGGCCGGGCTCAGCACTTCTTCATGGTGACGGACCCCAGAAACGTGCTGCTATCCAGTGAGGTTTTAGAGGATGCCAGAGTTACTGTGGAGAACTACAG GTTAGGGGTTGTGAAGCCTGGGCTAACAGAAGATGCACTGTGGAGGGCCAAATACATCTACGACTCCGCTTTCCACCCAGACACAGGAGAGAAAATGCTGCTAGTTGGACGCATGTCTGCACAAGTGCCCATGAACATGACTATTACAGGCTGCATGCTTACCTTTTACAG GACCACCCCAGCAGTGGTGTTTTGGCAGTGGGTTAACCAGTCCTTCAATGCTGTTGTCAACTACACTAACCGCAGTGGAGATGCACCGATCACTGTCAA TCAGCTTGGAGCAGCATATGTCAGTGCCACCACCGGAGCAGTAGTAACAGCACTTAGCCTGAAGGCTCTCACCAAG CACTTGCCAGCTATTATCAGCCGTTTTGTTCCATTTGCTGCAGTGGCAGCAGCAAACTGTATTAACATCCCCTTCATGAGACAAAG AGAGCTGAAGTGTGGAATTCCTGTTACTGATGCTGAGGGAAAACGTCTCGGAGAATCAACTAATGCTGCTCAGCAAGCCATCGTACAGGTGGTGGTGTCTCGAATTGGCATGGCAGTGCCAGCCATGG cTATTCCCCCTGTTATCATGAATGCCTTAGAGAAGAAAGCCTTCCTGAAA CGGTTCCCAGTTCTGAATGCCCCTTTACAAGTTGGACTTGTTGGATTCTG TCTGGTGTTTGCCACTCCGCTGTGCTGTGCTCTGTTCCCACAGAAGAG TTCTATGAAGGTGAGCAGTCTGGAGCCGGAGCTTCAAGAGAGCATACGACAAAGCAATCCtcacattagcactgtttatttcaacaAGGGTCTGTAG